Within the Marinobacter qingdaonensis genome, the region GTGGCGGATCAGGCGGGGCTGGCCTCGATTGCCTTCCCGGCCATTTCCACCGGGGTGTTTGGCTACCCGGTGCCCGAGGCCGCCCGGGTCGCGTTCGACGCCATCGCCGAGACGGCGCCAAAGCTGGTGCACGTAAACCACATCCGGCTGGTGCTGTTCAGTGCCGGCGATTGCGCCGAATTCCAGCAAGCCCTCAGTCGCAGTTCACTGCGCTCGAGCGGCTGAAACGTTCGGTCATGGCCGCCCGCGCGCGCTCGGCATCCCGGAACTCGTCCGGCAGCGGCTGGATGAAGTACAGGTAGTTGCCTTTGCCGCGCAGGTCATCCAGGGCCGGCTGGGGCTGGTCGCTGGGCCAGAACACCGGGCTGATGACGGCGATCTCAAGCTCGGGCGCCCGCTGGGCCAGCAGCGCCACTGTGCCCAGCCGGTCTTCGCTGTGGAAGGTGCCGGTCAGGTGCAGCACCTGGTGTCCCGGGTAGCGGTCATGGGCGGCGAGGATGCGGCTGGCCATGGTGTTGTCCCGCAGCAGTTGGGCCTGATAGGTGTTGCGCAAACGTTCGGTCAGGGTGGCAGCGGCGCCACCGTGGCGCCCGGCGATGGCCTCGACGAACTTGTCCTGGTAGGCCGGCGTGTCGGTGAACGGCGCCTCCGGCAGATGCTGGCGCCGCTGCTCGGGTAATTGCGCCAGGTAGCCGGGGCCCTCACGCCCGATACACCGGACCAGGTCGCTGGGGGCGTTGGCGGCCAAAACCGGTAGATCGCGGGTCCGGGCGAATTCCACCAGGGGCCGGTACGAGGCCCGGTAATTGTCCCAGGCCTCGGCGTCCTCTATCAGTTCCGCTTCACCAATCTCGCCCGCCAGATACCGGTCCAACGCCGGCTGATGATTTACCTCGAACTGTTCCATGGTCAGCACTTGCTGTCGGTTTCGCTGGTACAGTGCCGCCTGGAGTCGGGACTGCAGCAGATGCGCCCCATGGTGACCGTGGTATTCCCCGACCACGACCACATCCATCTCCCGAAGCCGGTCGGCCAGGGTGGACACGTCCAAAGCCTCGCCGGTGTCGGGCGCCACCACGCGAGCATGGTATTGGGTTTCGGGTGCGGTCAC harbors:
- a CDS encoding ChaN family lipoprotein: MTTSNASLCLLLLLSVSGCASTPAPTTPVTAPETQYHARVVAPDTGEALDVSTLADRLREMDVVVVGEYHGHHGAHLLQSRLQAALYQRNRQQVLTMEQFEVNHQPALDRYLAGEIGEAELIEDAEAWDNYRASYRPLVEFARTRDLPVLAANAPSDLVRCIGREGPGYLAQLPEQRRQHLPEAPFTDTPAYQDKFVEAIAGRHGGAAATLTERLRNTYQAQLLRDNTMASRILAAHDRYPGHQVLHLTGTFHSEDRLGTVALLAQRAPELEIAVISPVFWPSDQPQPALDDLRGKGNYLYFIQPLPDEFRDAERARAAMTERFSRSSAVNCD